From a region of the Streptomyces sp. B21-083 genome:
- a CDS encoding MarR family winged helix-turn-helix transcriptional regulator — MAEQTQYEELVRQFSAFGAVKREMGRIMPPECPGGSATVLTLLGRYGDMRMSRLAELLAVDMSVTSRHVAHVAGRGWIERLPDPADKRSRILRLTPSGHAQIGELSRRTTALLAHRLADWSDEEVGQLARLMGRLRESFGTQQTP; from the coding sequence ATGGCCGAGCAGACGCAGTACGAGGAGCTGGTGCGTCAGTTCAGTGCCTTCGGGGCCGTGAAGCGGGAGATGGGGCGGATCATGCCGCCCGAGTGTCCCGGCGGTTCCGCCACCGTGCTGACGCTGCTCGGCCGGTACGGGGACATGCGGATGAGCCGGCTCGCCGAGCTGCTCGCCGTCGACATGTCCGTCACCAGCCGCCATGTCGCCCACGTCGCCGGGCGCGGCTGGATCGAACGGCTCCCCGACCCCGCCGACAAGCGCTCGCGCATTTTGCGGCTGACCCCATCGGGGCATGCGCAGATCGGCGAGCTGTCGCGACGGACCACCGCACTGCTCGCCCACCGGCTCGCCGACTGGAGCGACGAGGAGGTCGGACAGCTCGCCCGCCTGATGGGGCGGCTCCGGGAGAGCTTCGGTACGCAACAGACGCCGTAG
- a CDS encoding MFS transporter: protein MATTTPAGVRAAHAKHGGGSHGSADGAPMTHRQIMEALTGLLLGMFVAILSSTIVSNALPDIIKDLGGGQSAYTWVVTASLLAMTASTPLWGKLADLFSKKLLIQFALVIFVLGSAAAGLSQNAGMLITFRAVQGVGMGGLSALAQIILAAMISPRERGRYNGYLGATFATAMVGGPLIGGVITDTSWLGWRWCFYVGVPFAVVALIVLQRTLHLPVVKRKAKVDWTGAFFITAAVCLLLVWVTFAGDKYDWVSWQTYAMIGGTVALLGVFVLVESKASEPIIPLRLFRNRTITLASLASLFVGIAMFAGTIFFSQYFQLARDKSPTMSGVMTIPMIGGLFVASTVSGQVITRTGRWKAWLLAGGVLVTAGLGLLGTLRYDTAYWHVAIYMALLGLGVGMMMQNLVLCTQNQVSPSDLGVASSVVTFFRSLGGAIGVSALGAVLSHRITDHLKDGLATIDPKYAAGLSGSTNNAIPDLDALPTPLRTVIEGAYGHGIGDVFLYAAPAALLALVFSLFIKEVPLRNKGALAQAAEEKQAALTPANPITEASEVTEVTETEKVPAAVATVTVSAAGTGETGAGTETVKTVEGPAGGGIPVRGHVRGAESAPVPQAAVTLISLTGRQLGRAVAQGDGAYALDAPGTGSYVLIASADGFQPQASTVVVNGEPVSYDILLSGTSGLSGLVRGAETGEPVKDAMVIVTDVRGDVLATGTTGEQGEFTFAELVPGAVTVAVNAAGYRPRALPVEVGGTGVTRVEVELASGAHVQGVVRAPHGPLGDARVTLVDAAGNVVGSSTTGTDGAYAFADLDSGEYTVIATGYPPVATALTVTGRGADDHDIELAHPGGE from the coding sequence ATGGCAACGACCACACCGGCCGGTGTGCGGGCGGCACACGCCAAGCACGGAGGAGGCTCCCACGGCTCCGCCGACGGCGCGCCGATGACGCACCGGCAGATCATGGAAGCGCTCACCGGGCTGCTGCTCGGCATGTTCGTGGCGATCCTGTCGTCGACGATCGTCTCCAACGCCCTGCCCGACATCATCAAGGACCTCGGCGGCGGCCAGAGCGCCTACACCTGGGTCGTGACCGCGTCGCTGCTCGCGATGACCGCGTCCACCCCGCTGTGGGGCAAGCTCGCCGACCTCTTCTCCAAGAAGCTGCTGATCCAGTTCGCGCTCGTCATCTTCGTGCTGGGCTCGGCAGCCGCCGGCCTCTCGCAGAACGCGGGCATGCTCATCACCTTCCGCGCCGTGCAGGGCGTCGGCATGGGCGGGCTCTCGGCACTCGCCCAGATCATTCTCGCGGCGATGATCTCCCCGCGTGAGCGCGGACGCTACAACGGCTACCTCGGCGCCACCTTCGCGACCGCGATGGTCGGCGGCCCGCTGATCGGCGGTGTCATCACCGACACCAGCTGGCTCGGCTGGCGCTGGTGCTTCTACGTCGGCGTGCCCTTCGCCGTCGTCGCGCTGATCGTGCTCCAGCGGACCCTGCACCTGCCGGTCGTCAAGCGCAAGGCCAAGGTCGACTGGACCGGCGCCTTCTTCATCACCGCGGCCGTCTGCCTGCTGCTGGTCTGGGTGACCTTCGCGGGCGACAAGTACGACTGGGTGTCCTGGCAGACGTACGCCATGATCGGCGGCACCGTCGCGCTGCTCGGCGTCTTCGTCCTCGTCGAGTCGAAGGCCAGCGAGCCGATCATCCCGCTGCGGCTCTTCCGTAACCGCACCATCACCCTCGCCTCACTCGCGTCGCTCTTCGTCGGCATCGCGATGTTCGCGGGCACCATCTTCTTCAGCCAGTACTTCCAGCTGGCCCGGGACAAGTCGCCGACCATGTCCGGCGTCATGACCATCCCGATGATCGGCGGCCTGTTCGTCGCCTCCACCGTCTCCGGGCAGGTCATCACCCGTACGGGACGCTGGAAGGCGTGGCTGCTCGCCGGCGGTGTGCTGGTGACCGCCGGTCTCGGTCTGCTGGGCACCCTGCGCTACGACACCGCGTACTGGCACGTCGCCATCTACATGGCGCTGCTCGGGCTCGGCGTCGGCATGATGATGCAGAACCTCGTGCTCTGCACCCAGAACCAGGTCTCCCCCTCCGACCTGGGTGTCGCCAGCTCGGTGGTCACCTTCTTCCGTTCCCTCGGCGGTGCGATCGGCGTCTCCGCGCTGGGCGCGGTCCTCAGTCACCGGATCACCGACCACCTCAAGGACGGCCTGGCCACCATCGACCCGAAGTACGCGGCGGGGCTCTCCGGTTCCACCAACAACGCCATCCCCGACCTCGACGCGCTGCCCACGCCGCTGCGCACGGTCATCGAGGGCGCGTACGGCCACGGCATCGGTGACGTCTTCCTCTACGCCGCTCCGGCCGCCCTGCTCGCGCTCGTCTTCTCCCTCTTCATCAAGGAGGTTCCGTTGCGGAACAAGGGCGCGCTGGCGCAGGCCGCGGAGGAGAAGCAGGCCGCGCTCACTCCGGCCAACCCGATCACGGAGGCCAGCGAGGTCACCGAGGTCACCGAGACGGAGAAGGTTCCCGCCGCGGTCGCCACGGTGACGGTCTCGGCCGCCGGAACCGGCGAGACCGGCGCAGGCACCGAGACCGTCAAGACCGTCGAAGGGCCTGCCGGTGGCGGGATTCCGGTACGCGGTCACGTGCGCGGCGCGGAGAGCGCGCCCGTTCCGCAGGCCGCCGTCACGCTGATCTCCCTCACCGGGCGTCAGCTGGGCCGAGCGGTCGCGCAGGGCGACGGCGCGTACGCGCTGGACGCGCCGGGCACCGGCTCGTACGTCCTGATCGCCTCGGCGGACGGGTTCCAGCCGCAGGCGTCGACCGTCGTCGTGAACGGCGAGCCGGTCTCGTACGACATCCTGCTCAGCGGCACCAGCGGGCTCAGCGGGCTGGTGCGCGGCGCCGAGACCGGGGAGCCTGTCAAGGACGCCATGGTGATCGTCACCGATGTGCGCGGGGATGTTCTGGCCACCGGGACCACCGGTGAGCAGGGCGAGTTCACGTTCGCCGAGCTGGTGCCGGGTGCCGTGACCGTCGCCGTGAACGCGGCCGGATACCGGCCGCGCGCGCTGCCCGTCGAGGTCGGTGGCACCGGGGTCACCCGGGTCGAGGTGGAACTGGCGTCCGGGGCGCACGTCCAGGGTGTCGTACGGGCGCCGCACGGGCCGCTCGGGGACGCGCGGGTCACGCTCGTCGACGCGGCCGGGAACGTGGTCGGCTCGTCGACGACCGGGACGGACGGGGCGTACGCCTTCGCCGATCTGGACAGTGGCGAGTACACGGTCATCGCGACCGGCTACCCGCCGGTGGCCACCGCCCTGACCGTCACCGGCCGTGGCGCCGACGACCACGACATCGAACTCGCCCACCCGGGCGGGGAGTAG
- a CDS encoding YceI family protein → MTGTAGMADISGVSGVTGLSARVRTRDGWAVSHAVVTVTDMTGRQVTRAEADADGVVRDATPLAPGAYTVIVTAVGYAPTASSAIVTMSGRAEVGTVTLARLGGGAELPPPGPWTVDPAHSSVGALAQHLGISSVHGRFTEFTATIEIAPDDIAKSRVEAVISAASIDTGNGMRDDHLRSADFLDVDTHPEITFRSTGLTPAAGPDRWTVHGELGMRGVVRPVDLDLAYLGTGADPWGGTRAAFRATTELRREDFAMNYNQVVRAGIAAIGTTLKVELDIQAVRGPSL, encoded by the coding sequence ATGACAGGCACAGCAGGCATGGCAGATATCTCAGGCGTCTCAGGCGTCACGGGGTTGAGTGCGCGGGTGCGTACGCGGGACGGATGGGCCGTGTCGCACGCCGTCGTCACCGTGACGGACATGACCGGGCGGCAGGTGACGCGCGCCGAGGCCGACGCGGACGGGGTCGTACGCGACGCGACCCCGCTCGCGCCCGGCGCGTACACCGTGATCGTGACGGCTGTCGGCTACGCGCCCACCGCGTCCAGCGCCATCGTCACCATGAGCGGACGGGCCGAGGTAGGGACCGTCACGCTCGCCCGGCTGGGCGGCGGCGCCGAACTGCCGCCGCCGGGGCCCTGGACCGTCGACCCGGCCCACTCGTCCGTCGGCGCACTCGCGCAACACCTGGGCATCTCCAGCGTGCACGGGCGGTTCACCGAGTTCACGGCGACGATCGAGATCGCGCCGGACGACATCGCCAAGTCCCGTGTGGAGGCGGTCATTTCGGCGGCCTCCATCGACACGGGCAACGGCATGCGGGACGACCATCTGCGGTCCGCCGACTTTCTGGACGTGGACACCCACCCCGAGATCACGTTCCGCTCGACGGGCCTCACCCCGGCCGCCGGTCCCGACCGCTGGACCGTCCACGGCGAGCTGGGCATGCGCGGAGTCGTACGGCCCGTCGACCTCGACCTCGCCTACCTCGGCACCGGCGCCGACCCGTGGGGAGGCACCCGGGCCGCGTTCCGGGCGACCACGGAGCTGCGGCGCGAGGACTTCGCCATGAACTACAACCAGGTGGTGCGGGCGGGGATCGCGGCGATCGGTACGACGCTCAAAGTGGAGCTGGACATCCAAGCCGTGCGGGGGCCCAGCCTCTAG
- a CDS encoding PPOX class F420-dependent oxidoreductase yields MAPNIATNTAVSLAELLDFVRPRHRAILLTRRADGSPQASPLTCGVDDSGRVVVSTYPERAKTRNAKRDERVSLLVLSDDWNGPWVQIDGTAEVIDSPESVEPLVEYFRNISGEHPDWDEYRAAMVKQGKSIIRVTPEKWGPVATGGFPARLAQ; encoded by the coding sequence ATGGCACCGAACATCGCTACGAATACCGCCGTGTCCCTGGCCGAGCTGCTCGACTTCGTACGGCCCCGCCACCGGGCGATCCTCCTCACCCGGCGCGCGGACGGGTCTCCCCAGGCCTCGCCGCTGACCTGCGGGGTCGACGACTCGGGCCGGGTCGTCGTGTCGACCTACCCCGAGCGCGCCAAGACGCGCAACGCCAAGCGGGACGAACGCGTCAGCCTGCTCGTCCTGAGCGACGACTGGAACGGGCCGTGGGTCCAGATCGACGGCACGGCGGAGGTCATCGACTCCCCCGAGTCGGTCGAGCCGCTCGTCGAGTACTTCCGGAACATCTCGGGTGAGCACCCGGACTGGGACGAGTACCGCGCGGCCATGGTGAAGCAGGGCAAGTCGATCATCCGAGTCACACCGGAGAAGTGGGGGCCGGTTGCCACCGGCGGCTTCCCGGCGAGGCTTGCGCAGTAG
- a CDS encoding TetR/AcrR family transcriptional regulator codes for MVKAVERPARTSVWLEGKARRRSGGRAGQPSGLDRDRITEVTVRLLDAEGLARFSMRRLAAELNVTAMSVYWYVDTKDDLLELALDAASAQLRLPDPEAHGEDWRDQLRVLAGEYRALLVRHPWVSPLAGTYLNIGPHSQAFSRAVQRVIRRTGLPARGLTGAIAAVFQFVYGFGTIEGHFIARCTEAGMTQDAFFQHAMSAVGTAPEVADLMQESADMMAARGGETVQEMRERDFDFALELLVAGIEAMVARQDDEAPPPGVSRASGA; via the coding sequence ATCGTGAAGGCAGTTGAACGGCCTGCGCGGACCAGCGTCTGGCTTGAGGGGAAGGCGCGCCGGAGGAGTGGCGGTCGCGCCGGGCAGCCGTCGGGGCTGGACCGGGACCGGATCACCGAGGTGACCGTTCGGTTGCTGGACGCGGAGGGGCTGGCGAGGTTCTCGATGCGGCGACTGGCCGCCGAGCTGAACGTCACGGCCATGTCGGTGTACTGGTACGTCGACACCAAGGACGACCTGCTCGAACTCGCCCTCGACGCGGCCAGCGCCCAACTGCGCCTGCCCGATCCGGAGGCCCACGGCGAGGACTGGCGCGACCAGCTCAGGGTGCTGGCCGGTGAGTACCGCGCCCTGCTGGTCCGCCACCCCTGGGTGTCGCCGCTCGCCGGGACCTACCTCAACATCGGCCCGCACTCGCAGGCCTTCTCACGTGCCGTCCAGCGAGTGATCCGGCGGACGGGCCTGCCCGCGCGAGGACTCACCGGTGCCATCGCGGCCGTCTTCCAGTTCGTGTACGGGTTCGGCACGATCGAGGGCCACTTCATCGCCCGCTGCACGGAGGCCGGCATGACGCAGGACGCCTTCTTCCAGCACGCCATGAGCGCGGTCGGGACCGCCCCCGAGGTCGCCGATCTCATGCAGGAGTCGGCGGACATGATGGCGGCGAGGGGCGGCGAAACGGTGCAGGAGATGCGCGAGCGGGACTTCGACTTCGCGCTGGAGCTGCTGGTGGCGGGGATCGAGGCGATGGTCGCGAGACAGGACGACGAGGCTCCGCCGCCGGGAGTTTCCAGGGCGTCCGGTGCTTGA